Proteins encoded in a region of the Bacillus methanolicus genome:
- the mobB gene encoding molybdopterin-guanine dinucleotide biosynthesis protein B, with product MALVSSVVFQIAGFQNSGKTTFMAKLIKALSIEKQRVATIKHHGHGGKPDVIENKDSSKHAAAGAVATLVEGEGNILLHAENTTLTLKDQINLLSFLNPDVILIEGHKKAEFEKAVIIRDDADLPLIKELANIKLILCRDSQLALKLAEKKNIPVFYIDDDSGLYWLLNYLKSRIIENRNSN from the coding sequence GTGGCCTTGGTAAGCTCTGTTGTCTTTCAGATTGCCGGGTTTCAAAACAGCGGCAAAACCACATTCATGGCAAAGCTCATTAAAGCACTGTCAATTGAAAAACAGCGTGTCGCAACGATTAAACACCACGGGCACGGCGGCAAACCCGATGTGATCGAAAATAAAGATTCAAGCAAGCATGCTGCTGCAGGAGCGGTAGCAACGCTTGTCGAAGGGGAAGGAAACATACTTCTTCATGCAGAAAATACGACTTTGACACTAAAGGACCAAATTAATCTTCTTTCTTTTTTAAATCCAGATGTCATTTTAATTGAAGGGCATAAAAAAGCAGAGTTTGAAAAGGCTGTTATTATTAGAGACGATGCTGACCTCCCGCTTATTAAGGAGCTGGCAAATATAAAACTGATCCTTTGCAGGGATTCACAACTCGCTTTAAAGCTAGCGGAGAAGAAAAATATTCCGGTTTTTTACATAGATGATGACAGCGGCTTATACTGGCTGCTCAATTATTTAAAATCCCGAATAATTGAAAACAGAAATTCAAATTAA
- a CDS encoding metal-sulfur cluster assembly factor has translation MDQDLKDSIMGALELVIDPELGIDIVNLGLVYDLEMDEDGKLTVTMTLTAMGCPLAGTIVDQVKRALADIPEIKDIDVNIVFNPPWTKDRMSRYAKIALGIQ, from the coding sequence ATGGATCAAGATCTTAAAGACAGCATTATGGGTGCTCTTGAGCTTGTTATAGATCCGGAACTTGGGATTGACATAGTTAATTTAGGATTGGTATATGATCTTGAGATGGATGAGGATGGGAAACTAACAGTAACAATGACACTTACAGCAATGGGATGCCCGCTTGCCGGAACGATCGTAGACCAAGTTAAGCGTGCTCTTGCTGATATTCCGGAAATTAAGGATATTGATGTTAACATTGTTTTTAACCCACCATGGACGAAAGACAGAATGTCAAGATATGCAAAAATTGCATTAGGCATCCAATAA
- a CDS encoding Cof-type HAD-IIB family hydrolase: MAEKHLIVLDLDGTALKDDKTISDKTKKVIQRAKEHGHLVMIATGRPFRSSEMYYRELQLDTPIVNFNGAFIHHPLDNKWGVYHSPLDMKVAKDIVDALDSFHFHNIIAEVIDDVFFHYHDEKLLDVFGIGKPNITTGDLRKFLKQSPTSMLIHTDEENVKKIRDHLSEVHAEVIDHRSWAAPWHVIEIVKYGLNKAIGVKKVADYFQIPRERIIAFGDEDNDLEMLDFAGKGIAMGNAVDEVKNIANDVTLSNEEDGIAVYLNDLLNLKAL, encoded by the coding sequence ATGGCTGAGAAACATTTAATTGTACTTGATTTAGACGGTACTGCGTTAAAAGATGATAAAACAATATCCGATAAAACGAAGAAAGTTATTCAAAGAGCGAAGGAACACGGGCATTTGGTAATGATTGCCACCGGAAGGCCATTTCGATCCAGTGAAATGTACTACCGAGAGTTACAACTGGATACTCCAATCGTAAACTTTAACGGGGCATTTATTCACCATCCATTAGATAATAAATGGGGGGTTTACCATTCGCCTTTGGACATGAAAGTGGCAAAAGACATTGTCGATGCATTGGACTCTTTCCATTTTCATAATATTATCGCAGAGGTCATCGACGATGTGTTTTTCCATTATCACGACGAAAAATTATTGGATGTTTTTGGAATAGGAAAACCGAATATTACAACAGGAGATTTGCGGAAATTTTTAAAGCAGTCCCCGACAAGCATGCTTATTCATACTGACGAAGAAAATGTTAAAAAAATACGGGATCATTTATCGGAAGTACATGCTGAAGTGATCGATCATCGCAGCTGGGCAGCGCCGTGGCATGTCATTGAGATTGTTAAATATGGCCTGAATAAAGCTATTGGCGTAAAAAAAGTTGCTGATTATTTTCAAATTCCTAGAGAAAGGATCATTGCTTTCGGCGATGAAGATAATGATCTGGAAATGCTTGATTTCGCGGGTAAAGGCATTGCAATGGGGAATGCAGTTGACGAGGTTAAAAATATTGCTAATGACGTTACACTTTCAAATGAGGAAGACGGTATTGCCGTCTATTTAAATGATTTGTTAAATTTAAAAGCACTTTAA
- a CDS encoding acetylornithine transaminase, which yields MSYLFPTYQKWEIEPVYANGCKLMDADGKEYLDFSSGIGVCNLGHRPKTVEEAIEKQLKKFWHVSNLFQMKEQEEAAKLLAKSAEMDLVFFANSGAEANEGAIKLARKYTGKHKIVTFEKSFHGRTFATMAATGQEKIKQGFGPMLESFVYVPFNNTKMLKNVMDDSVAAVMLEIVQGEGGIHIADEGFLKETEKLCKEYGALLIIDEIQTGIGRTGKPFAFQHFGLKPDIVTAAKGLGSGLPIGAVIGNKELEQAFGPGSHGSTFGGNPISVAAAIATMKTIFQEEFLKNVTEKGEYLTTKLKTVLGKFPVISEIRGMGLMIGIEIKAEVQPLLTEMRKKGLIALPAGNNVLRLLPPLTVTVDEIDEAVAKIEETIQQFVDTAVKA from the coding sequence ATGAGCTATTTATTTCCGACCTATCAAAAGTGGGAGATCGAACCTGTTTATGCCAATGGGTGCAAATTAATGGATGCTGACGGAAAAGAATACTTGGATTTTTCATCTGGAATCGGGGTTTGCAATTTAGGCCACAGGCCAAAAACAGTTGAAGAGGCAATTGAAAAACAACTGAAAAAATTTTGGCATGTATCAAACCTTTTTCAAATGAAAGAACAAGAAGAAGCTGCAAAGCTCCTTGCGAAAAGTGCAGAAATGGATTTAGTTTTCTTTGCAAACAGCGGTGCGGAAGCGAACGAAGGAGCGATTAAACTCGCAAGAAAATATACGGGCAAACATAAAATTGTAACGTTTGAAAAATCGTTTCACGGCCGTACTTTTGCGACGATGGCAGCTACCGGACAGGAAAAAATTAAACAAGGATTCGGTCCGATGCTTGAAAGCTTCGTTTACGTGCCTTTTAACAACACGAAAATGTTAAAAAATGTTATGGATGACAGTGTTGCAGCGGTTATGCTCGAAATTGTTCAGGGCGAAGGCGGAATCCATATTGCCGATGAAGGATTTTTAAAAGAAACTGAAAAACTTTGTAAAGAGTATGGTGCATTATTGATTATCGATGAGATTCAAACGGGTATAGGACGTACCGGAAAACCGTTTGCATTTCAGCATTTCGGCCTTAAACCTGATATCGTTACAGCTGCAAAAGGTTTGGGAAGCGGTTTGCCAATTGGTGCCGTAATCGGAAATAAAGAGTTAGAGCAAGCGTTTGGTCCCGGAAGCCATGGATCTACGTTTGGAGGAAATCCGATTTCAGTTGCTGCCGCAATTGCAACAATGAAAACCATTTTTCAAGAGGAATTTTTGAAGAATGTAACCGAAAAAGGTGAGTACTTAACCACGAAATTAAAAACAGTTCTTGGTAAATTCCCCGTCATTTCCGAAATAAGAGGGATGGGGTTAATGATTGGGATTGAGATAAAGGCGGAGGTTCAGCCATTATTAACAGAAATGCGAAAAAAAGGGCTGATTGCACTTCCGGCAGGCAACAATGTTTTAAGGCTCTTGCCTCCATTAACAGTAACGGTGGATGAAATTGATGAAGCTGTTGCAAAAATTGAAGAAACCATTCAACAATTTGTGGATACTGCTGTAAAGGCATAA
- a CDS encoding Gmad2 immunoglobulin-like domain-containing protein: MKRLLLLLGLLVLLIAPAKMSAMESEKAQENPVFRILKVSGEKGNYEVSGEARPIMGVFYYTVEDGHNEFISEMKLYHKTKFPEWAPFSITIDIDKKKLPVKGSLMLNLYERSKKDNSIIHTYPVQLEQF; encoded by the coding sequence GTGAAGCGATTATTACTATTATTAGGCTTGCTGGTTCTGTTGATTGCACCTGCAAAAATGTCGGCTATGGAAAGTGAAAAGGCTCAGGAAAACCCTGTTTTCCGAATTTTGAAAGTTAGCGGTGAAAAAGGAAATTATGAAGTAAGCGGGGAAGCAAGACCGATCATGGGTGTGTTTTATTATACAGTGGAAGACGGTCATAATGAGTTTATTTCTGAAATGAAACTGTACCATAAAACAAAATTTCCAGAATGGGCTCCATTCAGCATTACCATAGACATAGATAAGAAAAAGCTCCCTGTGAAAGGAAGCCTGATGTTAAATTTGTATGAACGAAGCAAAAAGGACAACAGCATCATTCATACTTATCCGGTCCAATTAGAACAGTTTTAA
- the argC gene encoding N-acetyl-gamma-glutamyl-phosphate reductase, which yields MKVSIIGTTGYGGGELLRILNHHPVYHIQSIHTTREEIAINEEYPHLSGIIEQKLEKIDPYKIAKESDLVFLATPSRVSGKLAEAFSETDIQIVDLSGDLRLTDPDEYRIWYKDEPVKEELLQTAVYGLSEWNRAKIASARIVANPGCYPTAALLGLAPLVKEELIDPGSIIIDAKSGASGAGRGGSKSINFSEVNENLKIYKVNEHQHIPEIEQQLKKWSPKVKQITFSTHLLPITRGIMATMYVQLLEEKSTGEILELYRETYADSPFIRIKPSGRYPSIKEVSGSNFCDIGLHADQRTGRVTIVSVIDNLMKGAAGQAVQNANIMNGIDEKAGLGFVPLYP from the coding sequence ATGAAAGTTTCTATTATCGGGACGACAGGATATGGGGGTGGCGAACTCCTGAGGATCCTGAATCACCATCCTGTATATCATATACAATCTATTCATACAACGAGAGAAGAAATTGCAATAAATGAGGAGTATCCTCACTTGAGTGGAATTATCGAACAAAAGCTGGAAAAGATTGATCCATACAAAATCGCTAAAGAAAGTGATTTAGTGTTTCTTGCAACGCCATCAAGAGTGTCAGGGAAATTGGCTGAAGCTTTTTCAGAAACCGATATACAAATCGTTGATCTATCAGGAGACTTGCGTTTAACAGATCCGGATGAATATCGAATTTGGTATAAAGATGAACCTGTTAAAGAGGAACTTCTGCAAACAGCTGTCTACGGATTAAGTGAATGGAATCGAGCTAAGATTGCTTCAGCAAGAATTGTGGCCAATCCCGGATGCTATCCAACCGCTGCGCTTTTAGGGCTTGCACCGCTTGTAAAGGAAGAGCTTATTGATCCAGGCAGTATCATTATTGATGCAAAATCAGGTGCTTCCGGGGCGGGAAGAGGCGGTTCTAAAAGCATCAATTTTTCCGAAGTAAATGAAAACTTGAAGATTTATAAGGTGAATGAACACCAGCATATACCGGAAATTGAGCAGCAGCTAAAAAAATGGAGCCCAAAAGTGAAGCAGATCACCTTCAGTACTCATTTGCTTCCCATTACAAGAGGGATTATGGCAACAATGTATGTTCAGCTTTTAGAAGAAAAAAGTACCGGGGAAATTCTCGAACTGTACCGGGAAACATACGCGGACAGTCCTTTTATTCGCATTAAGCCTAGTGGCCGATATCCATCGATAAAAGAGGTCAGCGGTTCAAATTTCTGTGACATTGGCCTTCATGCAGATCAGAGAACAGGCAGGGTTACGATTGTATCCGTTATTGATAATTTAATGAAAGGAGCAGCCGGCCAGGCAGTGCAAAATGCCAATATTATGAATGGGATCGATGAAAAAGCAGGGCTCGGTTTTGTTCCTTTGTATCCGTAA
- a CDS encoding DUF3813 domain-containing protein — MGNRLFQEAKKFVNLAKNAETSNKQEALARAKNAISSAYANSTIAEQRQLQELQNELENIK; from the coding sequence ATGGGCAACAGGCTTTTCCAGGAAGCAAAAAAATTTGTAAATCTGGCAAAAAACGCCGAAACTTCCAACAAGCAAGAAGCCTTAGCCAGAGCAAAAAACGCAATCAGCTCTGCTTATGCCAACTCCACAATTGCTGAGCAGCGGCAGCTCCAAGAATTACAAAATGAGCTTGAAAATATAAAGTAA
- a CDS encoding prolyl oligopeptidase family serine peptidase, translating into MISIEKVLINYIPVLHIAKQNDFSKKMPLVIFVHGFTSRKEKNLHYAYLLAEKGLRVVLPEALFHGERSENISEKDLNFHFWEIVLKTIEEIQLIKDYFEEKGTVDTGRIGLAGTSMGGIVTLGALSQYDWIHTAVVLMGSPSYEEFAKWQLQNIQKYGIDLKVSQDEIDSLLEKVRQYDLTLQPEKMRNRPILFWHGKKDQAVPFQYSFEFYERIKKDYNPDHLMFILDENAGHEVSKEGIDNTILWFEKHLTRYNSYSVN; encoded by the coding sequence TTGATTTCGATTGAAAAAGTGCTGATTAATTATATTCCTGTTCTTCATATTGCAAAGCAAAATGATTTTTCCAAAAAAATGCCGCTCGTCATCTTTGTTCACGGGTTTACAAGTAGAAAAGAAAAAAACCTTCATTATGCTTATTTACTTGCTGAAAAAGGATTAAGAGTTGTATTGCCTGAAGCACTCTTTCACGGTGAAAGAAGCGAAAATATAAGTGAAAAGGATTTGAATTTTCATTTTTGGGAAATCGTATTAAAAACGATCGAGGAAATACAGTTAATTAAAGATTATTTTGAAGAGAAAGGGACCGTCGATACAGGAAGAATCGGACTTGCAGGTACTTCGATGGGAGGCATTGTGACACTCGGTGCACTATCTCAGTATGATTGGATTCATACAGCTGTTGTTTTGATGGGAAGTCCATCTTATGAAGAATTTGCAAAATGGCAGCTGCAAAATATACAAAAATACGGAATTGATCTTAAAGTGAGCCAGGATGAAATTGACAGCTTGCTTGAAAAAGTCCGCCAATATGATTTAACCCTTCAGCCGGAAAAAATGAGAAACAGACCGATTCTTTTCTGGCACGGAAAAAAGGATCAAGCTGTGCCATTTCAATATTCGTTTGAGTTTTATGAAAGAATTAAAAAAGACTATAATCCGGATCACCTCATGTTTATCCTTGATGAAAACGCCGGTCATGAAGTAAGCAAAGAAGGGATTGACAATACTATATTGTGGTTTGAAAAGCACTTAACACGCTATAATAGTTATAGTGTGAATTAA
- the argJ gene encoding bifunctional ornithine acetyltransferase/N-acetylglutamate synthase: MQTLTENEEIQFITGGNILTPKGFNADGVHAGLRYSKKDIGVIVSEIPANCAAVYTTSHFQAAPLITTKDSIAKEGLLQAVVVNSACANACTGERGLNDSNRMRELTAKKFHLKEHYVAVASTGVIGEFLPMDKIEQGIQLLSPGNDDQHAEAFQTAILTTDLVQKSCCYSANIDGKTIYMGGAAKGSGMIHPNMATMLAFITTDAAVESSDLHIALKEATNKSFNQITVDGDTSTNDMVLVMANGKAGNSPLNKSHPDWPIFVQLLTNTCENLAKQIARDGEGATKLIEAVVTGAETDEDANKIAKQIVGSNLVKTAVYGADANWGRIIGAVGQSDAKVVPEKINVLIGDIVMLQNGEPQAFSEEEATEYLKNETVKISVDLQIGNGTGRAWGCDLTYDYVKINASYRT; the protein is encoded by the coding sequence ATGCAAACTTTAACAGAAAATGAAGAAATACAGTTCATAACTGGAGGCAATATTTTAACTCCGAAAGGATTTAATGCAGACGGAGTGCATGCAGGACTTAGATATTCAAAGAAAGACATTGGTGTAATTGTAAGTGAAATACCTGCTAATTGTGCAGCCGTATACACAACAAGCCATTTCCAGGCTGCTCCGTTAATAACAACGAAAGACAGTATTGCAAAGGAAGGTCTTCTGCAAGCTGTTGTCGTTAATAGCGCTTGTGCAAATGCATGTACCGGGGAAAGAGGTTTAAATGATTCCAATAGAATGAGAGAATTAACCGCAAAAAAATTTCATTTGAAGGAACATTATGTCGCAGTTGCCTCTACCGGGGTAATTGGAGAGTTTTTGCCGATGGACAAAATCGAGCAAGGGATTCAATTATTGTCGCCGGGAAATGACGATCAACATGCAGAAGCTTTTCAAACAGCGATTTTAACAACCGATCTAGTCCAGAAATCATGCTGCTATTCTGCCAATATTGACGGAAAAACCATTTACATGGGAGGCGCGGCGAAAGGTTCCGGTATGATTCATCCAAATATGGCAACGATGCTTGCTTTTATTACAACCGACGCTGCGGTCGAATCAAGTGATTTGCATATAGCTCTTAAGGAAGCAACAAACAAATCATTTAACCAAATAACCGTGGACGGAGATACATCAACAAATGATATGGTTTTAGTTATGGCAAATGGAAAAGCGGGAAACAGTCCATTGAACAAAAGCCACCCCGATTGGCCAATTTTCGTGCAGCTATTAACAAACACTTGCGAAAACTTAGCAAAGCAAATTGCAAGAGACGGTGAAGGGGCAACAAAATTGATTGAAGCAGTAGTAACAGGTGCTGAAACGGATGAGGATGCTAACAAAATTGCTAAGCAAATTGTCGGATCAAATCTCGTCAAAACAGCGGTTTACGGTGCGGATGCAAACTGGGGAAGAATCATTGGTGCTGTCGGCCAGAGCGATGCAAAAGTTGTTCCTGAAAAAATCAATGTATTAATAGGAGATATTGTTATGCTTCAAAACGGAGAGCCTCAAGCCTTCTCTGAAGAAGAAGCAACTGAATATTTGAAAAACGAAACGGTAAAAATTTCCGTCGATCTCCAAATCGGGAATGGAACAGGCCGGGCTTGGGGATGCGACTTAACCTATGATTATGTCAAAATTAATGCCAGCTATCGGACATAG
- the moaA gene encoding GTP 3',8-cyclase MoaA produces MKKSMIKDKLNRPLKDLRISVIDRCNFRCQYCMPAEIFGPDFAFLPKSELLTFEEIFRTANIFVKLGVEKIRLTGGEPLLRTDLPILVKMLATIDGLKDIALTTNGVLLPKLAQGLRDAGLKRVNVSLDSLNDEIFGKINGRNVGVKPVLQGIEEARKAGLGIKINMVVKKGLNDSEILSMADFCKQEGLELRFIEFMDVGSTNGWKMDDVITKKQIYEILKEKYDLEEMEPAYFGEVAKRYRHKGTNILVGFITSVSESFCRSCTRARLSANGQLYTCLFNGNGHDIRDFMRNGATDEQLQERIVNIWNNRKDRYSDERTAETAAQQKKIEMPFIGG; encoded by the coding sequence ATGAAAAAATCAATGATTAAAGACAAGTTAAATAGACCGCTCAAAGATTTGCGTATTTCTGTTATTGATCGCTGTAATTTCCGCTGCCAATATTGCATGCCGGCTGAAATATTTGGCCCTGATTTTGCATTTTTACCGAAAAGTGAACTTCTGACATTCGAAGAAATTTTTCGTACAGCAAATATTTTTGTGAAATTAGGAGTTGAAAAAATCAGGCTTACTGGAGGAGAGCCGCTCCTTCGTACAGATTTACCGATTCTTGTTAAGATGCTAGCAACAATTGACGGACTGAAAGATATTGCCCTTACAACCAACGGGGTGCTGCTTCCGAAACTCGCTCAAGGATTAAGAGACGCCGGCCTAAAAAGGGTAAACGTAAGTTTAGACAGCTTGAATGACGAGATATTTGGAAAAATTAACGGACGGAATGTCGGAGTGAAGCCGGTTCTTCAAGGTATTGAGGAGGCAAGAAAAGCCGGGTTGGGGATAAAAATTAATATGGTCGTAAAAAAGGGATTAAACGATTCGGAAATTCTTTCAATGGCAGACTTTTGCAAGCAAGAAGGATTGGAATTGCGTTTTATCGAATTTATGGATGTTGGCAGTACAAACGGCTGGAAAATGGATGACGTTATTACGAAAAAACAAATTTATGAAATTCTAAAAGAAAAATATGACCTAGAAGAAATGGAGCCTGCCTATTTCGGTGAAGTCGCCAAGAGATACAGGCATAAAGGTACAAACATACTTGTCGGTTTTATTACTTCCGTATCGGAATCTTTCTGCCGAAGCTGCACGCGTGCAAGGCTGTCCGCGAATGGTCAGCTGTACACGTGCCTGTTTAACGGGAACGGACATGATATAAGGGATTTTATGAGAAACGGCGCAACTGATGAACAGTTGCAGGAGCGAATTGTGAATATCTGGAATAATCGAAAGGACCGGTATTCTGATGAACGCACTGCAGAAACAGCAGCGCAGCAAAAAAAAATTGAGATGCCCTTTATTGGCGGCTAA
- a CDS encoding molybdopterin molybdotransferase MoeA — MVERRTPIPVGEAVKKVMEFAKSGETEIISINDSHGRFLAEDIKATHDVPRFDRAPYDGFAIRAIDTKEASQTNPVEFEVIDHIGAGMVSSKTVGPFQAVRIMTGAEMPDGCDAVVMLELTKEVERDGKKFMSIKRPFKKGENVSFRGEDAKEGQVLLKKGTKINPGIQAVLATFGYSKVPVAKKPVIGLFATGTELLEVDEPLQPGKIRNSNAHMIAAQIDRAGAEVRYFGKLNDNFETCFEAVRKAIDEVDLLVTTGGVSVGDYDYLPAIYEKLGADVLFNKVAMRPGSVTTVAQFERNLLFGLSGNPSACYVGFELFARPVIKTMLFSEKPHLRKEKAILEVDFPKANPFTRFVRSTLTIRDGKLAVSPSGLDKSNIVTSLAEANSLTILPGGTRGFKSGSEVDVLMLEDETGSEWPW; from the coding sequence ATGGTTGAAAGGAGAACTCCAATTCCTGTCGGGGAAGCCGTAAAAAAAGTGATGGAGTTCGCAAAAAGCGGTGAAACTGAAATCATTTCTATTAACGACAGCCACGGCAGATTTCTTGCAGAGGATATAAAAGCAACACACGATGTGCCCCGTTTCGACCGTGCCCCGTACGACGGATTTGCCATCAGAGCGATTGACACAAAGGAAGCATCTCAAACCAATCCGGTTGAATTTGAAGTCATTGACCATATTGGAGCAGGAATGGTTTCTTCAAAAACGGTCGGTCCATTTCAGGCTGTCAGAATTATGACCGGTGCCGAAATGCCTGATGGGTGTGATGCGGTTGTTATGCTGGAACTGACAAAAGAAGTAGAGAGAGATGGAAAAAAGTTCATGTCGATAAAGCGCCCTTTTAAAAAAGGGGAAAATGTTTCGTTCCGGGGAGAGGATGCAAAAGAAGGACAAGTCCTTCTAAAGAAAGGAACGAAAATAAATCCGGGAATACAGGCTGTATTGGCTACTTTTGGGTACTCAAAAGTGCCTGTTGCAAAAAAACCCGTTATTGGGCTGTTTGCAACAGGAACAGAACTTCTGGAAGTTGATGAACCGTTGCAGCCGGGAAAAATCCGAAACAGCAATGCTCATATGATTGCCGCTCAAATCGACAGGGCCGGAGCGGAAGTGCGTTACTTCGGCAAACTCAATGATAATTTTGAAACGTGCTTTGAAGCAGTCCGGAAAGCGATCGATGAAGTAGATCTATTGGTTACGACAGGCGGAGTTTCCGTAGGTGATTATGATTATCTTCCTGCCATTTACGAAAAACTTGGTGCAGACGTATTGTTCAATAAAGTCGCGATGCGGCCGGGAAGTGTAACAACCGTTGCACAGTTTGAAAGGAATTTATTGTTTGGACTGTCCGGAAATCCATCTGCCTGCTATGTCGGTTTTGAGTTATTTGCTAGGCCGGTCATTAAAACAATGCTTTTTTCGGAAAAGCCTCATTTGAGAAAAGAAAAAGCAATTCTCGAGGTGGATTTTCCAAAAGCCAACCCATTTACCCGCTTTGTTCGAAGCACATTAACGATTCGGGACGGTAAACTTGCCGTTTCGCCAAGCGGGCTTGATAAATCAAATATAGTGACAAGCCTTGCAGAAGCCAATTCATTAACAATTCTTCCCGGAGGTACAAGAGGATTTAAAAGTGGAAGTGAAGTTGATGTTTTAATGCTTGAAGATGAAACCGGGAGCGAGTGGCCTTGGTAA
- the argB gene encoding acetylglutamate kinase gives MKRILIKCGGSVIDSLTPEFFSSLQKLISQGYQLIFVHGGGPDINEMLNLYHVKPEFHNGLRKTTEQTMKVVEMVLSGHTNRKLVHLLEANGLTAFGLNGSDGKCLQAKYIDKEQLGLVGEIEAVNQEVILMLLRENIIPVITPIGISKSGEKLNVNADHAAAAVARELNCQYCLFVTDVDGIYINGNLLADVSEEDIYTYINEGEITGGMIPKVKSALAAIEKGLERVMIVSGKKAFFDGQNWMGTKIHGKAGILQ, from the coding sequence ATGAAAAGAATTTTGATTAAATGTGGAGGAAGTGTCATCGATTCATTAACTCCGGAGTTTTTTTCAAGTTTGCAAAAACTGATCTCTCAAGGCTATCAGTTAATTTTTGTCCATGGCGGCGGTCCAGATATAAATGAAATGCTTAATCTCTATCATGTTAAGCCGGAATTTCATAACGGCTTAAGAAAAACAACCGAACAAACAATGAAAGTAGTCGAAATGGTACTGTCCGGCCATACGAATCGAAAACTCGTTCATCTCCTTGAAGCAAATGGACTTACCGCTTTCGGATTAAACGGCAGCGACGGAAAATGCCTTCAAGCAAAATACATCGATAAAGAACAGCTCGGATTGGTAGGAGAAATTGAGGCTGTCAATCAGGAAGTCATCTTAATGCTGCTGCGGGAAAATATCATACCGGTTATTACTCCAATAGGCATTTCTAAAAGCGGCGAAAAATTAAATGTGAATGCTGACCATGCTGCAGCCGCTGTAGCGCGAGAGTTGAACTGTCAATATTGTTTATTTGTCACTGATGTTGACGGGATTTATATTAATGGAAACTTGCTTGCTGATGTAAGCGAAGAAGACATTTATACGTATATAAACGAAGGGGAAATCACCGGAGGAATGATTCCTAAAGTGAAATCTGCTCTTGCTGCAATTGAAAAAGGCCTTGAAAGAGTAATGATTGTTTCCGGAAAAAAGGCATTTTTTGACGGACAAAACTGGATGGGTACAAAAATACATGGAAAAGCGGGGATTTTACAATGA